The Deinococcus sonorensis KR-87 genome includes a window with the following:
- a CDS encoding phosphoglycerate kinase: MQTLDSLNVAGKRVLVRVDYNVPIKDGVIQDDTRIQASLPTLRRLLDAGASVVLMSHLGRPKGGPDPKYTLQPVAERLSELLGQPVQFIGSLPGSDETRETVSQLQPGQVALLENVRFEAGEEKNDAGLNGRLAQLGDAFVLDAFGSAHRAHSSVSGVAGLLPHAGGLLLEAEVKALSRLLEHPEHPYVVIIGGAKVSDKIKVIENLLPKVDRMLIGGGMAYTFIKAQGGSIGNSIHEDDQLDLARRLLSEYGDKLLLPTDVVAADRFAEDATTQVVPANAIPDGWEGLDAGPQTRAAYAAALQGAKTVFWNGPLGVFEFQAFAAGTNAIAEAVAGLGEGAYTVIGGGDSVSAINKSGQADRVSHISTGGGASLELLEGQQLPGVEAMK, from the coding sequence ATGCAGACCCTCGATAGCCTGAATGTCGCCGGCAAGCGCGTGCTGGTGCGCGTGGACTACAACGTGCCGATCAAGGACGGGGTGATTCAGGATGACACCCGCATCCAGGCCTCGCTGCCGACCCTGCGCCGCCTGCTGGACGCGGGCGCCTCGGTGGTGCTGATGAGCCACCTGGGCCGCCCCAAGGGTGGCCCGGACCCCAAGTACACCCTGCAGCCGGTGGCCGAACGCCTGTCCGAACTGCTGGGCCAGCCGGTGCAGTTCATCGGCTCGCTGCCCGGCAGCGATGAGACGCGCGAAACGGTCAGCCAGCTGCAACCGGGTCAGGTGGCGCTGTTGGAGAACGTGCGCTTCGAGGCCGGCGAGGAGAAGAACGATGCCGGCCTGAACGGGCGGCTGGCCCAGCTAGGCGACGCCTTCGTGCTGGACGCGTTTGGCAGCGCGCACCGCGCCCACTCGTCGGTGAGCGGTGTGGCAGGCCTGCTGCCGCACGCGGGCGGCCTGCTGCTGGAGGCCGAGGTCAAGGCGCTGTCGCGCCTGCTGGAGCACCCGGAGCACCCGTACGTGGTGATCATCGGGGGGGCCAAGGTCAGCGACAAGATCAAGGTGATCGAGAACCTGCTGCCGAAGGTGGACCGGATGCTGATCGGCGGCGGCATGGCGTACACCTTCATCAAGGCCCAGGGCGGAAGCATCGGCAACAGCATCCACGAGGACGATCAGCTGGACCTGGCCCGCCGCCTGCTCAGCGAGTACGGCGACAAGCTGCTGCTCCCCACCGACGTGGTGGCGGCCGACCGCTTTGCCGAGGATGCCACCACCCAGGTGGTCCCGGCCAATGCCATTCCGGACGGCTGGGAAGGGCTGGATGCCGGGCCTCAGACGCGGGCGGCGTACGCCGCCGCGCTGCAGGGCGCGAAAACGGTGTTCTGGAACGGCCCGCTGGGCGTGTTCGAGTTCCAGGCTTTCGCGGCCGGCACCAACGCGATCGCGGAGGCGGTGGCCGGGCTGGGCGAGGGCGCCTACACCGTGATCGGCGGCGGTGACAGCGTCTCGGCCATCAACAAGAGCGGGCAGGCCGACCGGGTGAGCCACATCTCC